Within Lytechinus pictus isolate F3 Inbred chromosome 7, Lp3.0, whole genome shotgun sequence, the genomic segment GTTTGTTTCAAGGCACATATTATGAACAAGGAATACCAGCTagataaaataagaaaacattaaaattcaTGGAATATATTTAGTACTAAATACAACAAtctttgcatttgattttaagCATGAAAATAATCCAAGTTTATAGATgattgaaaagagaaaaaaatagacaTCTATATAAATTTGTATCCTTAAAGCAATGAGATTAATACTTGCTGATTTGGTTTGTTTTACCTGAATGCTGTTAGTCTAAAGGCCTAATACCAATCACAAAGATAGGGTAAATTCTGCTTTGCTTCTAAATCAAATTAGAATTGTACTAGATCTATATCTAAATAATCTATCTTGCCTTAAATACAGGTATAACTATGAATTAtctgtgatttttctcatttttaacaGACACTTCctcagtaataataatgaaaaaagtaaaGTACTTCATCATGTTTGTGACTACCAGCATCAGAATgttcaatattcatgaaatcttcatattctggaaaaaaaatcacaattttgtgCAAAGATAAACAGTATCATTAACAAAGTATTTTTTACTGTCAGATAGCCAATGAGCATATTGTGCAAATTTGAACATTCACAATGCATATGAACTAACATACCCAATAAAAACAACTCGGGACATCAATTACAGTAACAAATTTAATCATAAATTCAATACACTCAAACAAAACCTTTGCTGTAATGAGGGGTGTAAAACATGTttgcaattacatgtacatgtatcaagttAACATGGAAGAAGTACAGTGCCAGCCTCAGGAAACATCACACCAGAGACAAAAACAAATGGATAGGGCTTGTCCTCGATAATAAGGACGTTGTATGTATGCGGCCCGGCTATATTTTCATCCATGGACCCATTGACTTTGGACGGGAGCACTCATCTGACAGACAAGGTATTACTCAGTAGTATGGACTATtcattttgacaagaaaaaaataatgatgttgCCTCAATTGCTTGGCTTCATATTAAACTGAAAGTGTTTGGTTCATCAGTCGTCAAAAAGATATCTTGTAAGAGGAAAATGAAGATTGCTAATTCTTCATCGAGATGTTCATAAAAAGGAAGCTGATGACCAAATCAACAATATGTCGTACCCAGTTGTTCATGCTATGCTGGAGATCATTAAACATTATAGAAGCAGCCAAATTTTACAGAAACACTATAAATTCAAAAAagtttgtaaattttacatttCCTAAATcctcaaaaatatgaaatactgcatacatataaatatttatacatTGATAAACAATTTATATGAAGTAGATATCACTAaaataacatatacatgtaatgttagACATGCTGCAGCCCAGAAAAGGAAGAGTGGGGAAAAAACAGACAAATATGTAAAGCAAGAGAAAGAATACTGAACTGATTTGATGTAAAAACTGATTGAATAATTTTCCTATTATTTTGTAATAAGCTAACACAAAAACTTATCTCTtcaacagaaaataaaataaagtaaaaagaaTAAACATGGCCCTACTCTCTTGGCAGCATGCAGCatacataatataaataaaCCACTGCATAACACCAATGTACACACCATGGATAGAAACTAACAATTCCCTGCATAAACCAAGAATACAATGTTCATCAAGAATAATTCATACATAGAACAATGCTATTTTAGAGTGACAATCCACAATttcatttgtttgaaaaattcaGTCTTAATACAAATATTCTGATGTAAGATGATAATATTCCAATTCATTATagtatataattttcatttatgaaatgaaaatgcgatttacaattttttaaaagatatatcTGTGTCTTAGTTTACTGGTATCCAATCACTAAATTTCAGGAGGGTTAAGGGGATAGAAAtaagaaatgaatatttttattttaacagaGAATCTGCTGTTGTAAACAGATTCAACGGCTAGATACACTCCTTGGCATGTTAGATGGTAATTGACATTATTGACCTTTTACAAAGTTTTAGCCAGTTCTAAAAGAACTTGCTTCCATTGAAATATAACTAATTATAAAAAACGAAGGGTGGGGGTTCAAATTCACAGAAAGAATCATAAAGTAAAACATACTTTGCATTATTACTCAGTTCACTGATGGTACACGGTCAAGTAGACGCTAAATCTAAATAAATCATGGGGGAAAATAGACAAACTGGAGACCCGTCCCCATTGATATTTTGAAGTCCTATTACTGTTATAGTGCATTATTTCACAGTAAAAATGTAAATGGAAAATGAAGtattcatttccatttttcacTAAATCAAATTAAAACTCTGCagggtaatatttttttctcttttgatatacaaaataaactCAATGATGGTCCACAATTAGTGACAATACATCTAAAAATATAGTATCTTACTGGGTAATCACAAAGCAAGGCTCACTTCAAACTTCATGATCTAAAGtctaaacaaaaaaacaaattgtgaaaaaaaacacCCTTGAGTTGTTGATTATCAAAACTGCCCCTAAATCCACTTTCggttggtctcatcccacatagATTTATCCTATCAACTAACTATGTCATACTTTCCACATGCCCCATTAATATTTTGTCCAATTTGCAATTAGGCtatgaccatttcatctaatcTCCATGTGGTCTAACACCATATAGCCTATATGATTAGGTGAGCTGTTTACAAACCAAATAGTCATATGACAAAGAGTGTAAAAGTATTAAGACTGGGCATTATACTAAATGACAGATATGCCAAGTAAGTATCAGACCAAGTGATGAGGAGGTATGGCCATGATGTTGTTCAAAAATGAGACCATCTGCTAGTTGACCAAGATCccattctcattatactttctaaaactagtttacagGAAACCGGTTCAAGAAACCAGTTGTAAGATCACTTCGCTAGCGTTCCCATCTGATCAGCCGAAAGTACTTCTAAAACCACTTAATGTAAAGGGGTTTTGTTCCTAGGGGAGCGCTCTTGGGGTGTAAAGTTTTGCAAGCTATTTGAAACTGTAGCGTACATATTCTACATACAGTGTGTCGAGTagtgcgctcaaaatgtgcgaagatcgcttcctgaagaacggttgtgtcctcacgctaaaaacagttaaatgaggcaaagcgatcttgaaaactacaccgtgaggtggttttccaaaccagtttggaagatcacttccaAGACCTCTtggaccgttctcattacatgttAACAGTTTCAGGATAGTAATGAGAATGGGGTCTAAGTGGGCAGTACGGCCATGATGATGTTAAAGAATCTGAGAATGataccatctgctagtagaccaaacgggatacaaaatattgataagatGTATGTATGGATGAAACATTCCCTTTCACCTGCATACATTTCAAACATCACAAATACATTTTAGCTTAATATAATATGTTTCAACTAAAATCTACAAGCTACAGGTGCCTCCAAACCCATTCTGTTTATTGATGGATTGCAGCCAGGGTGCTTACCTAcaatcagctttatgaaatggcccccagaTGGGATATTATTGGAGGCAATGAGGCCTAATTCAAGTGGCAGGGTATGTTGTATTTGGAATAAAAGATTCACCAGGCTATAGCATCCTCACAACTAAgagaataacaaaataaaacctCCAAACTTTATTTATGAAATGTTGAGGTGGATACtgaattgattgcattgatgcTTATGCTGatgttttaatttttagttATGATGTATGAGTGTTGTGAGCAATCACGGCatttggatatacatgtaaatacatacAACTGGCTAGTATTggctattattataattatcattatgtaTTAGTTGTTCCACtgttaaagaaataataatagtaacaataatatttaaaaaacagtAATTTTGGGGGGTGCAAATCCAAGGTCTTTCAAAAACTGGCAACCAAGAGATCAGTGCTTGAAACAATGCAGCAGCTGTGAGATCTAAAGAAATGACCAGTCCCTCTGAGGTGAATGATTGTTTCAGCTTGCAGCATCACattttaaacatacatgtagtggtATACTATTTAGAATATATTATGATTAATATAATTCTCAAAGTACTTATACCTTGTAAATTCATGAATGGTGCCATTTATGACATAGATTAGCCCATATGAAAAGCGAATGTCTTCAGGGTCAAGATGATAATTTTCTTATTCATATGGTAGAATACATCATGCCACacctttttataaaaaaaaatctaatttgtaTTCATGATTGAAGATGTTCCACAATTTTCTACtatattcttttaaaagcaTGATTCAAATCCCAATTCCCTGGGATTTAATACATTCAAAATATGGGATCACAAATTCCCTCCAAACACTGAATAAACAAATATCTAATGTAATaagtttcataattttttttaggaatATCGTCCACAAACAAGATTCTCTTTCAATTACTTTGAAcagtttctttgaaaaatttACCTATTTTAGGATTTGGTATTGGTgaataaacaattttgaaacatttccCACATGCATCATACCTCAGCCCTGTTCAATGCCATTATAGTATATCCCATAGAGTCCTTGATATGATTGGATGTACAACAGGATTTAATACAAAGTTACTTTAATAGTGTTGTTTTTACAGAGCCAGTGTCACCGAATAAGATAATTTCTACTCCAATACCATTGTATCtctataaagaaaataaactacatgtatcagTGATGTCTGTATAAGTATGAATGTATTGGAATAACACAATTTCTATACACAAATATATTCTATGCCCAATTCAAACAATTTAGTTTCTAGTGAAAGcaaatataatttcatcatGCAAAATCCATGCATTTCTTTCAGAGAAATATCTCAAAACAAATTATCTGTCTGGATCatgctactacatgtacatgcataataTTTGCAAAATGCAATAAGCTCTTGATCAtttatgatattgatatatttttgtgcAATTCAAGTACACAATGCTGTGATCAAGGTGACACAATAACATACATTCAATGATACAATAAGACTTATGGAAAAATGTTAAACAGATAATGTTAATAAATAGCTCCCTTGTACAATATTTTCTGAACCAACCATCAACCCTGTCTTCCATTACTATTGTTACTTGTCTGTCCCATTAGTTCAAGTGATAATGTTGCGCAGGTGAATATTGCAGCATTGGTAGGAAATGCTCTCAGGAGCTGTGTACCGAGTCCCTTGTTGATGACCCGTATTCCTTCATTGCGGATACTCTTCTGTATGACATCGATGCTACCTCTGTACTTGTTCTGCCCATCCAACCCTTCAGCTTGAAGCCTTGTCTTAAAAACATCAAAGCTGTACGTACAAACCCAAGAGCTCATACCACTAAGACCGCCAGCAGTCAGAAGTCCCATGATTCCGATCTGACCATCGGCATACATCTTGGCTATTTCACTACAGAAGAACTCATATGACATGAAGTAGATACCTAAACCAGGTGTGTCTCTTGCAATGGTCAACATAAGACCACGGTAGCATCCTCGAAACCCTTCCATCCTGTAGATCTTCCGCAGGGCGTCAATAGATCCATggtattttcctttcctttccttgcCTTGTGTATCTATCTGTACCTTTATTTTGGCGAGTTCCATTGGCCCACATATAAAGGATTGCACAAATCCAGCAAGACTTCCAGAAATAAAATGGCTATAGAGAGAAGATTGGTCAAACTGCCGTTGTACATTACCCTGTACACCGAACACTAGAGCGTTTATGAACGTGAGACCTACCAGCGGAGAAGCCATGCCCTTGAACAAACCAAACACCTGgttaagaaagaaaaagagaattcCAGAAAAATTTAATAAACCATCAGCCAACAATTCTTGGTCATCAACTAAATAGgcaaacaaataaatatcatAACCTCAACTTATAAACTACTTTAAGGAAATCTGCATACATATTAgattacttaaaggtcaagtccaccccagaaaaatgttgatttggataaatagagaaaaatcaaactcgcataatgctaaaaatttcatcaaaatcagatgtaaaataagaaagttatgacattttaaagttttgcttatttttcacaaaacagttatgctctactcagtgacatgcaaatgagacagtcagtgacatgcaaatgagacagtcgatgatgtcccccactatttcttttctcgttttacagatttgacaataagggccgACTTGACTCAACCATataagtattaaacaatgctaattccacatgtttagggaggaattcatctttgtttcacttgacaatgaggagaaacttacaatatttcatatttcatgtaataaaatacaacagaaagttagtggatgatgtcatcagtctccacatttgcatactgaccaggatgtgcataactgttttgtgaaatcaagcgaaactttaaaatattttaatttacatatcttattttacatccgattttgaaaaattttcagtgttg encodes:
- the LOC129265547 gene encoding mitochondrial basic amino acids transporter-like, with the translated sequence MASPLVGLTFINALVFGVQGNVQRQFDQSSLYSHFISGSLAGFVQSFICGPMELAKIKVQIDTQGKERKGKYHGSIDALRKIYRMEGFRGCYRGLMLTIARDTPGLGIYFMSYEFFCSEIAKMYADGQIGIMGLLTAGGLSGMSSWVCTYSFDVFKTRLQAEGLDGQNKYRGSIDVIQKSIRNEGIRVINKGLGTQLLRAFPTNAAIFTCATLSLELMGQTSNNSNGRQG